In Microbacterium esteraromaticum, the following proteins share a genomic window:
- the thrS gene encoding threonine--tRNA ligase, translating to MRVNGELKDLASPVAESDVVEPISIDSPDGLAILRHSTAHVLAQAVQRIRPQSNLGIGPPITDGFYYDFGVDTPFTPEDLKAISKEMQRIIREGQRFTRRVVSEDGARAELANEPFKLELIDLAGGPGSGADAAEGASAEIGAGELTIYDNVTKDGEVAWKDLCRGPHVPSTRMVGNGWDLTRVAAAYWRGSEKNPQLQRIYGTAWPSKDELRAYQERMAEAERRDHRKLGVEMDLFSFPDEIGSGLAVFHPKGGIIRYEIEENLRRHLLRNGYEVVNSPHITKKDLFMTSGHLQTYADGMFPPMHLDEARDEEGNITRQGQDYYLKPMNCPFHNLIYRARGRSYRELPLRMAEFGTVYRYEKSGTLSGLTRVRGLTQDDAHIYVTQDQVRDELATNLNLVLTLLRDYGLNDFYLELSTNEEGNDKFLGEPEQWSTAIDTLREVALESGLELVADPGGAAFYGPKISVQARDAIGRTWQMSTIQLDFNQPERFELEYTGPDGQKHRPVMIHRALLGSVERFFAILLEHYAGDFPLWLAPVQVMGVPVADQYAEYLDGVIGQLREAGVRADLDHSDDRMQKKIRNHTTAKVPVILIAGEQDRAAGTVSFRFRDGSQENGVPIADAVSRIRSAIAGHARVMTSEDLA from the coding sequence ATGCGCGTGAACGGCGAGCTGAAGGATCTCGCTTCGCCCGTCGCCGAGAGCGACGTCGTCGAGCCGATCAGCATCGACAGCCCCGATGGCCTCGCCATCCTGCGCCATTCGACGGCCCACGTGCTCGCGCAGGCCGTGCAGCGCATCCGCCCGCAGTCGAATCTCGGCATCGGCCCGCCGATCACCGACGGCTTCTACTACGACTTCGGCGTGGACACCCCCTTCACCCCTGAGGACCTCAAGGCGATCTCGAAGGAGATGCAGCGCATCATCCGGGAAGGTCAGCGCTTCACGCGTCGCGTCGTCAGCGAAGACGGGGCCCGCGCCGAGCTGGCGAACGAGCCGTTCAAGCTCGAGCTCATCGACCTCGCCGGTGGCCCCGGCTCCGGCGCGGACGCAGCCGAAGGCGCATCGGCCGAGATCGGCGCCGGAGAGCTGACCATCTACGACAACGTCACCAAGGACGGCGAGGTCGCCTGGAAGGATCTCTGCCGTGGTCCGCACGTGCCGAGCACGCGGATGGTCGGCAACGGCTGGGACCTGACTCGCGTGGCCGCCGCCTACTGGCGCGGAAGCGAGAAGAACCCTCAGCTGCAGCGCATCTACGGCACGGCATGGCCGAGCAAGGACGAGCTGCGCGCCTACCAGGAGCGCATGGCCGAGGCCGAGCGCCGCGACCACCGCAAGCTGGGCGTCGAGATGGATCTGTTCTCGTTCCCCGACGAGATCGGCTCGGGACTGGCGGTGTTCCATCCCAAGGGCGGGATCATCCGCTATGAGATCGAGGAGAACCTGCGGCGCCATCTTCTGCGCAACGGGTACGAGGTGGTGAACAGCCCGCACATCACCAAGAAGGACCTGTTCATGACCTCGGGCCACCTGCAGACCTACGCCGACGGCATGTTCCCTCCGATGCACCTCGACGAGGCGCGCGACGAAGAGGGCAACATCACCCGTCAGGGCCAGGACTACTACCTGAAGCCCATGAACTGCCCGTTCCACAACCTCATCTACCGGGCCCGTGGCCGCAGCTACCGCGAGCTGCCGCTGCGGATGGCGGAGTTCGGCACCGTCTACCGGTACGAGAAGAGCGGCACGCTCTCGGGGCTCACCAGAGTGCGCGGTCTGACGCAGGACGATGCGCACATCTACGTGACTCAGGACCAGGTGCGCGACGAGCTCGCGACCAACCTGAACCTCGTGCTGACGCTGCTGCGCGACTACGGCCTGAACGACTTCTACCTCGAGCTCTCCACGAACGAAGAGGGCAACGACAAGTTCCTCGGCGAGCCCGAGCAGTGGTCGACGGCAATCGACACCCTGCGCGAGGTCGCCCTCGAGTCGGGTCTCGAGCTGGTCGCCGACCCGGGCGGAGCCGCCTTCTACGGGCCGAAGATCTCAGTGCAGGCGCGTGACGCGATCGGCCGCACCTGGCAGATGTCGACCATCCAGCTCGACTTCAATCAGCCCGAGCGCTTCGAGCTCGAGTACACCGGCCCCGACGGGCAGAAGCACCGTCCGGTGATGATCCACCGCGCGCTGCTGGGCTCTGTGGAGCGCTTCTTCGCCATCCTGCTCGAGCACTACGCCGGCGACTTCCCCCTGTGGCTGGCGCCTGTGCAGGTCATGGGCGTACCCGTCGCCGACCAGTACGCGGAGTATCTCGACGGCGTGATCGGCCAGCTGCGGGAGGCCGGTGTCCGCGCCGACCTTGACCACTCCGACGACCGCATGCAGAAGAAGATCCGCAATCACACCACCGCGAAGGTGCCGGTGATCCTGATCGCGGGGGAGCAGGACCGCGCCGCGGGGACGGTCTCGTTCCGTTTCCGTGACGGGTCGCAGGAGAACGGTGTTCCGATCGCGGATGCCGTTTCACGCATCCGCTCGGCGATTGCTGGCCACGCGCGCGTCATGACCTCGGAGGATCTGGCTTGA
- a CDS encoding cryptochrome/photolyase family protein produces MTSPSIVWFRDDLRLADNPALRAAVDRDEPVIAVYVFDDESSGLRMPGGAARWWLHHSLDSLRERVRQRGGAFILRRGAASRVLSELVDETGAGAVFWNRRYGGVEREVDTRVKSSLRERGVEVRSFAASLLFEPWTVRTGGGSHFSVFTPFWRACLALPAPRAPLPEPRELRGPRSAPASDDLDDWRLLPTAPDWAGGLRETWRPGEPAARVRLREFLTDDLPSYDTARDEPSAGATSMLSPRLRWGELSPFTVWHEATAQEGAGRFLSEIGWREFAWHTLFHFPQLATRNLRSEFDAFPWPHLKPTHLVAWQRGETGIPLVDAGMRELWHTGFMHNRVRMVTASFLVKNLLIDWRRGEEWFWDTLVDADDASNPFSWQWVAGSGADAAPYFRVFNPELQAKKFDRDGHYVREWARDAPAEPLVDLAATRRAALAAYESMRRART; encoded by the coding sequence ATGACCTCCCCCTCGATCGTGTGGTTCCGCGACGATCTGCGGCTGGCCGACAATCCGGCGCTGCGCGCCGCGGTCGACCGCGATGAGCCCGTCATCGCCGTCTACGTCTTCGACGACGAGTCGTCCGGGCTGCGGATGCCAGGGGGCGCAGCCCGCTGGTGGCTGCACCACTCCCTTGACTCGCTGAGGGAACGGGTCAGGCAGAGGGGCGGCGCCTTCATCCTGCGGCGGGGAGCGGCATCCCGTGTGCTCTCCGAGCTGGTCGATGAGACGGGAGCCGGAGCTGTGTTCTGGAACCGGCGCTATGGCGGAGTCGAGCGTGAGGTGGATACGCGGGTCAAGTCCTCGCTCCGGGAGCGCGGCGTCGAGGTGCGCTCCTTCGCCGCATCCCTGCTCTTCGAGCCGTGGACGGTGCGCACCGGCGGTGGCTCCCACTTCTCCGTATTCACGCCGTTCTGGCGCGCCTGCCTTGCCCTCCCCGCACCCAGGGCACCGCTCCCCGAGCCGCGAGAGCTGCGCGGGCCGCGCTCGGCACCGGCATCCGACGATCTCGACGACTGGCGTCTGCTGCCGACAGCGCCCGACTGGGCCGGCGGTCTGCGAGAGACCTGGCGTCCTGGTGAGCCCGCCGCACGGGTCCGGCTGCGTGAGTTCCTCACAGACGATCTGCCGAGCTACGACACCGCCCGAGACGAGCCGTCGGCGGGCGCGACGTCGATGCTGTCACCGAGGCTGCGCTGGGGAGAGCTGAGCCCGTTCACGGTCTGGCACGAGGCGACAGCTCAGGAGGGCGCGGGTCGCTTCCTCTCGGAGATCGGATGGCGCGAGTTCGCATGGCACACGCTGTTCCACTTCCCTCAGCTGGCGACGCGCAATCTGCGCTCCGAGTTCGACGCATTCCCCTGGCCGCACCTCAAGCCCACCCACCTCGTGGCCTGGCAGCGTGGCGAGACGGGCATCCCCCTTGTCGACGCGGGCATGCGCGAACTCTGGCACACGGGGTTCATGCACAACCGGGTGCGGATGGTGACCGCGTCGTTCCTCGTGAAGAACCTGCTGATCGACTGGCGGCGCGGCGAGGAATGGTTCTGGGACACGCTGGTCGACGCCGACGACGCATCGAATCCCTTCAGCTGGCAGTGGGTGGCGGGGTCTGGCGCCGACGCCGCACCGTACTTCCGTGTCTTCAATCCCGAACTGCAGGCGAAGAAGTTCGACCGCGACGGCCATTACGTGAGGGAATGGGCCCGGGATGCCCCTGCGGAGCCCCTGGTCGATCTCGCCGCGACACGCAGAGCCGCGCTCGCCGCATACGAGTCGATGCGACGCGCGCGTACCTGA
- a CDS encoding HU family DNA-binding protein, with the protein MSSENEESDDDGRAGSSSGTVVTKRMFIRELAGATGLPLKDADRVYDEFIRITVEHLRAGDQVTLTGFGKFTWKWMKGRPANIAPGRKHEPPEDYPSVQFRGTPVVNRFVASPGDLGEGRRVPGTRLLTDGSRALQAADGDDD; encoded by the coding sequence GTGAGCAGCGAGAACGAAGAGAGCGACGATGACGGGCGCGCCGGGTCGTCATCCGGCACCGTCGTCACGAAACGGATGTTCATCCGAGAACTCGCGGGGGCCACGGGTCTTCCGCTCAAGGATGCCGACCGGGTATACGACGAGTTCATCCGGATCACCGTCGAGCACCTGCGCGCTGGTGACCAGGTGACCCTCACAGGGTTCGGTAAGTTCACCTGGAAGTGGATGAAGGGGCGCCCCGCGAACATCGCGCCGGGCAGGAAGCACGAACCGCCCGAGGACTACCCCTCCGTGCAGTTCCGCGGAACCCCGGTGGTCAATCGCTTCGTCGCGTCGCCGGGTGATCTCGGGGAAGGCAGACGCGTTCCCGGCACCCGGCTGCTCACGGACGGCTCACGGGCGCTGCAAGCAGCCGATGGCGACGACGACTGA
- a CDS encoding fatty acid desaturase family protein, with amino-acid sequence MGPIRTTTPKADRGAAPGANLFTELAAQVHRSGLMRRRYGYYWSKIAILFLALAGALWAFVWIGDTWWQLFTAVVLAILFAQAAFLGHDAAHRQIFVSGRWNNWMSLVIGDLMVGMSYGWWQHKHTRHHANPNKLGTDPDIELPVIAVTAETAQHDHGPLVAWLRAHQGILFFPILLFEGVSLHASSVRRVLSRGHLEHRTIEIIFLTVRLVGFIALLFIVLSPGIAATFLAVQLGIFGFHLGIAFAPNHKGMPIVPRTMKIDFLRRQVMMSRNIRGNRVLDFFMGGLNYQIEHHLFPSMPRPHLRRAAPLIATYCRQVGVPYTQTGLLEGYAIVVRYINRVGLGERDVFTCPLIEQRTHLAALTYAPPAAAE; translated from the coding sequence ATGGGGCCTATACGCACCACCACACCTAAAGCGGACAGAGGTGCTGCCCCGGGGGCGAACCTGTTCACCGAGCTCGCGGCGCAAGTTCACCGCAGCGGATTGATGCGTCGACGCTACGGCTACTACTGGAGCAAGATCGCGATCCTGTTCCTCGCCCTGGCAGGCGCACTGTGGGCGTTCGTCTGGATCGGTGATACCTGGTGGCAGTTGTTCACCGCTGTCGTCCTCGCGATCCTTTTCGCTCAAGCTGCGTTCCTCGGACATGATGCCGCGCACCGGCAGATCTTCGTGTCGGGCCGCTGGAACAACTGGATGTCCTTGGTCATAGGGGACCTGATGGTGGGCATGAGCTACGGGTGGTGGCAGCACAAGCACACCCGCCATCACGCGAATCCGAACAAGCTCGGCACCGACCCGGACATCGAGCTGCCAGTGATTGCGGTAACCGCCGAGACCGCGCAGCACGATCATGGACCACTCGTCGCGTGGCTACGTGCGCATCAAGGGATACTGTTCTTCCCGATTCTGCTGTTTGAGGGCGTCTCGCTGCACGCGTCGAGCGTCCGTCGCGTGCTATCCCGAGGTCACCTCGAACACCGCACCATTGAGATCATCTTTCTCACCGTGAGGCTCGTGGGCTTCATCGCCCTCCTGTTCATCGTGCTCTCTCCGGGCATCGCGGCCACGTTCCTCGCCGTGCAACTCGGCATCTTCGGGTTCCACTTGGGGATCGCGTTCGCACCGAACCACAAGGGGATGCCCATCGTCCCGCGCACAATGAAGATCGACTTCTTGCGCCGGCAGGTGATGATGAGCCGCAACATCCGCGGGAACCGCGTCCTCGACTTCTTCATGGGCGGGCTGAACTACCAGATCGAGCACCACCTCTTCCCATCCATGCCGCGACCACACCTGAGGCGAGCCGCCCCGCTGATCGCGACCTATTGCAGGCAAGTCGGCGTGCCCTACACGCAGACCGGATTGCTCGAGGGCTACGCGATCGTCGTCCGGTACATCAATAGGGTCGGACTGGGAGAACGCGACGTGTTCACCTGCCCTCTCATCGAGCAACGCACCCACCTCGCTGCACTCACATACGCCCCTCCCGCTGCGGCCGAATGA
- a CDS encoding cytochrome P450: MLHRIADDAPLLLVHGYDLGARVWSRVRDGARGAPMRLLGHRAVFVRGAEGVRLFYDESRVARHGAMPRFVQETLFGHGSVHSLDGAEHRHRKATFVDVAYEDEQVRRLEPELEREWQRELDAWLAGGDRSAYDAAVGALGRAGMSWAGLPGSDDARTRWAARLAQIVDGFGRPFSPDFAMAAFNRLWSDRRSARLIHDVRSGVLTPRHGTALFEWAWHRGPDGRLLPERLAGIELQNSIRPVVAVARFVAFAAKRLHENPDWRLRIHAETARSGRLVGGPLAVAFAQEVRRTSPFVPMLPGKAITEIDFDGQQVPAGGRVVIDILGTDLDEASWDDPNEFRPERFSHRPDYEAIPAFIPHGGADVQTGHRCPGEKLAIAALSAAIAALSDPRVHISAQGLEVDRRRLPAMPASGGCVHAAAARGSTADRDQHDETDEQRSTP, from the coding sequence ATGCTTCACCGGATCGCAGACGACGCTCCCCTGCTCCTCGTGCACGGCTACGACCTCGGCGCACGCGTGTGGTCACGCGTGCGAGACGGGGCCCGCGGTGCGCCCATGCGGCTTCTCGGCCATCGCGCGGTGTTCGTGCGCGGCGCCGAGGGAGTCCGCCTGTTCTACGACGAGAGCCGCGTCGCGCGGCACGGCGCCATGCCGCGCTTCGTGCAGGAGACCCTCTTCGGCCACGGGTCGGTGCACAGCCTCGACGGCGCGGAGCACCGGCACCGCAAAGCCACCTTCGTCGACGTCGCCTACGAGGACGAGCAGGTGCGCCGTCTCGAACCCGAGCTCGAACGCGAATGGCAGCGCGAGCTGGACGCCTGGCTCGCGGGCGGTGACCGCTCGGCGTACGACGCGGCGGTGGGCGCCCTCGGCCGTGCCGGGATGTCGTGGGCCGGCCTGCCCGGCTCCGATGACGCGCGCACGAGATGGGCGGCGCGGCTGGCGCAGATCGTCGACGGCTTCGGCCGCCCCTTCTCCCCCGACTTCGCCATGGCCGCGTTCAACCGTCTCTGGTCCGACCGCCGCTCCGCCCGGCTGATCCACGACGTGCGTTCGGGCGTGCTGACGCCTCGGCATGGCACCGCGCTGTTCGAGTGGGCGTGGCACCGCGGGCCGGACGGCCGGCTGCTGCCGGAGCGACTGGCCGGTATCGAGCTGCAGAACAGCATCCGACCGGTCGTCGCCGTCGCTCGCTTCGTCGCCTTCGCAGCGAAGCGCCTGCACGAGAACCCCGACTGGCGGCTGCGCATCCACGCAGAGACCGCGAGAAGCGGTCGGCTCGTAGGCGGACCCCTAGCCGTCGCGTTCGCTCAGGAGGTGCGCCGCACCTCTCCGTTCGTGCCGATGCTGCCGGGCAAGGCGATCACAGAGATCGACTTCGACGGGCAGCAGGTGCCCGCGGGCGGCCGCGTGGTGATCGACATCCTCGGCACCGACCTCGACGAGGCGTCCTGGGATGACCCGAACGAGTTCCGCCCAGAGCGCTTCAGTCACCGGCCTGACTACGAGGCCATCCCGGCCTTCATCCCGCACGGAGGCGCCGACGTGCAGACCGGGCACCGCTGCCCAGGCGAGAAGCTCGCGATAGCGGCCCTCTCCGCGGCGATTGCGGCTCTCAGCGACCCGCGCGTGCACATCTCGGCGCAGGGGCTCGAGGTCGACAGGCGGCGACTGCCCGCCATGCCCGCATCCGGCGGCTGCGTGCATGCCGCCGCCGCACGCGGCTCCACCGCAGACCGAGACCAGCACGACGAGACCGACGAGCAGAGGAGCACACCATGA
- a CDS encoding zinc-dependent alcohol dehydrogenase → MKALTWHGKRDVRIEQVPDPTILEPTDAIIRVTSTAICGSDLHLYEILGPFLERGDILGHEPMGEVVEVGSAIRDLSVGDRVVIPFNIACGSCWFCVRGLQSQCETTQVREYGSGAALFGYTKLYGQVPGGQAEYLRVPLADHNHVKVGADLPDERYLFLSDILPTAWQGVEYAQVPADGTVAVLGLGPVGQFAARIARSRGYRVLAVDPVPERRAMAARHDIEVFDLDDDTTPHLRDLTAGRGPDSVIDAVGLEAHGNPAISLMQQTVGLLPDALSRPMLEHAGVDRLAALHAGIDLVRRGGTVSLSGVYAGEADLMPMKTLFDKQITMRMGQCNVRRWTDELLPLVEDDSDPLGVMDLTTHRAPLDDAPELYRTFQRKEDGCIKVVLRPGDPHITPSSPAVEGGL, encoded by the coding sequence ATGAAGGCACTGACCTGGCACGGCAAGCGCGACGTCCGCATCGAGCAGGTTCCGGACCCGACTATCCTCGAGCCGACCGACGCCATCATCCGCGTCACGTCCACTGCCATCTGCGGCTCGGATCTGCACCTCTACGAGATCCTCGGTCCATTCCTCGAGCGCGGGGACATCCTCGGCCACGAGCCCATGGGAGAAGTCGTCGAGGTCGGGTCCGCGATCCGCGACCTGAGCGTCGGCGACCGGGTCGTCATCCCGTTCAACATCGCCTGCGGGTCGTGCTGGTTCTGCGTGCGCGGTCTGCAGTCGCAGTGCGAGACGACCCAGGTGCGCGAGTACGGCAGCGGTGCTGCCCTCTTCGGCTACACGAAGCTGTACGGTCAGGTGCCGGGCGGGCAGGCCGAGTACCTGCGGGTTCCGCTTGCCGACCACAACCACGTGAAGGTCGGAGCGGACCTGCCGGACGAGCGCTACCTGTTCCTCAGCGACATCCTGCCCACCGCATGGCAGGGGGTCGAGTATGCGCAGGTCCCGGCGGACGGCACCGTCGCAGTGCTGGGCCTCGGTCCGGTCGGGCAGTTCGCTGCCCGCATCGCCCGGTCCCGCGGGTATCGCGTGCTCGCTGTCGACCCCGTGCCCGAGCGGCGCGCCATGGCTGCGCGCCACGACATCGAGGTGTTCGATCTCGACGATGACACCACACCGCACCTGCGCGACCTCACCGCGGGACGCGGTCCTGATTCGGTGATCGACGCCGTGGGGCTCGAGGCCCACGGCAATCCGGCGATCTCGCTGATGCAGCAGACGGTCGGGCTGCTGCCCGACGCCCTCTCGCGTCCGATGCTCGAGCACGCCGGCGTCGATCGCCTCGCTGCTCTGCACGCCGGCATCGATCTCGTGCGGCGCGGCGGCACGGTCTCGCTCAGCGGGGTGTACGCGGGTGAAGCCGACCTGATGCCCATGAAGACGCTGTTCGACAAGCAGATCACCATGCGCATGGGACAGTGCAACGTCAGGCGATGGACGGACGAGCTGCTCCCGCTCGTCGAGGACGACTCCGATCCGCTCGGCGTGATGGACCTCACCACCCACCGGGCTCCGCTCGACGACGCGCCCGAGCTCTACCGCACGTTCCAGCGCAAGGAGGACGGCTGCATCAAGGTCGTGCTCCGCCCCGGCGACCCGCACATCACGCCCAGCTCGCCGGCCGTCGAAGGCGGCCTATGA
- a CDS encoding TIGR01777 family oxidoreductase, protein MNDSRVVISGASGLIGSALTRSLRSDGIRVVHLVRRASRNADEVEWLTGARLEPAVLAGAAAVVNLNGASIGRLPWGPRYRRTLLQSRVEPTGALADALLELASDGPALLSASAVGYYGDQPGAHLDEAAPAGDTFLAEVCVQWEREAMRAAAATRVALLRTAPILHPEAVLKPMIALTRFGLGGPLGSGRQVWPWISLDDEVRAIRHVIDSGLHGPVNLAGPQRATAGGIGRVLASRMHRPYLLPAPSWALRLGLGRAAADSLLLADADVAPDALARSGFEFRHPTAAEAIAAAIG, encoded by the coding sequence ATGAATGACTCACGTGTCGTCATCTCTGGAGCGAGCGGCCTCATCGGCAGCGCTCTCACCCGGTCACTGCGCTCAGACGGCATCCGCGTGGTGCACCTCGTCCGGCGAGCGAGCCGCAACGCCGACGAGGTCGAGTGGCTGACCGGCGCGAGGCTCGAACCGGCCGTGCTGGCCGGCGCCGCCGCGGTGGTCAACCTCAACGGCGCGAGCATCGGGCGCCTGCCGTGGGGGCCGCGCTACCGCCGCACCCTGCTGCAGTCGCGCGTGGAGCCGACAGGGGCACTGGCCGACGCGCTTCTCGAACTGGCATCCGACGGGCCGGCGCTTCTGTCAGCGTCGGCCGTCGGATACTACGGCGATCAGCCGGGAGCGCACCTCGACGAGGCCGCGCCCGCCGGCGACACCTTCCTGGCCGAGGTCTGCGTGCAGTGGGAGCGCGAAGCCATGCGCGCCGCCGCTGCGACCAGGGTCGCGCTGCTGCGCACCGCGCCGATCCTGCACCCGGAGGCCGTGCTGAAGCCCATGATCGCCCTCACCCGCTTCGGGCTCGGTGGCCCGCTCGGCTCCGGGCGGCAGGTCTGGCCGTGGATCTCCCTCGACGACGAGGTGCGCGCCATCCGGCATGTCATCGACTCCGGACTGCACGGCCCTGTCAATCTCGCCGGTCCGCAGCGCGCCACGGCCGGCGGGATAGGTCGTGTCCTGGCATCCCGGATGCACAGGCCGTACCTGCTCCCCGCACCGTCATGGGCGCTGCGGCTGGGGCTGGGCCGAGCAGCGGCGGATTCGCTGCTCCTCGCCGACGCCGATGTGGCGCCAGACGCGCTCGCGCGCTCGGGCTTCGAGTTCAGGCATCCCACCGCAGCGGAGGCCATCGCCGCAGCGATCGGCTGA
- a CDS encoding MBL fold metallo-hydrolase, with amino-acid sequence MSRRATGWTQPAPGVHRIDVAHVNCYLIEAEGGLTLVDAGLPRSARLLDSVLSRIGARRGDIDAVLLTHGHFDHVGMARSLAGEGVASLVHPGDARLARHPYRYSHEAPIWSYPLRHPRVVPSMLAMVGKGALAVRGVDVAPGVADGETLDIPGHPRAIWTPGHTDGHCAYFFESVGALLCGDAIVTLDPYTGARGPQIVAGAATVDSTRALASLDMLREVDDSVLLPGHGDPWTRGVGSAIDAALRAGAH; translated from the coding sequence ATGAGCCGAAGAGCAACCGGATGGACTCAGCCGGCACCGGGCGTGCACCGAATAGATGTGGCGCACGTGAACTGCTACCTCATCGAGGCCGAGGGCGGCTTGACACTCGTCGACGCCGGGCTGCCTCGCAGCGCCCGTCTTCTCGACTCCGTGCTGAGCCGCATCGGTGCCAGGCGGGGTGACATCGACGCTGTGCTGCTGACCCATGGGCACTTCGATCACGTGGGGATGGCGCGATCCCTGGCCGGCGAGGGCGTCGCGTCACTCGTGCATCCCGGGGATGCCCGGCTCGCCCGGCATCCCTACCGCTACTCGCACGAGGCGCCGATCTGGTCGTACCCCCTGCGTCACCCCCGGGTCGTTCCATCGATGCTCGCGATGGTGGGAAAGGGTGCCCTCGCCGTGCGAGGGGTGGACGTCGCGCCGGGCGTGGCAGACGGCGAGACTCTCGACATACCAGGCCATCCGCGCGCGATCTGGACGCCCGGCCACACAGACGGGCACTGCGCGTACTTCTTCGAGAGCGTGGGAGCGCTGCTCTGCGGCGACGCGATCGTCACCCTCGATCCCTACACCGGCGCGCGCGGGCCGCAGATCGTCGCGGGCGCCGCGACCGTGGACAGCACGCGTGCACTCGCCTCGCTCGACATGCTTCGCGAGGTCGACGACTCGGTCCTGCTTCCGGGGCACGGGGATCCCTGGACGCGGGGCGTCGGTTCGGCCATCGATGCCGCGCTGCGCGCCGGCGCGCACTGA
- a CDS encoding SPW repeat domain-containing protein, with the protein MRFIPTKVHGVLDYLVGIALIAAPWLFGFASMGGPAVVIPVILGVGLIVYSLLTSYEWGPIKLIPMPVHLVFDVVASLFLALSPWLFGFVSASPNAWVPHVVVGITVILVVIFSEPQPVTAKLATARA; encoded by the coding sequence ATGCGCTTCATCCCCACCAAAGTCCACGGCGTGCTCGACTACCTGGTCGGAATCGCGCTCATCGCCGCGCCCTGGCTGTTCGGCTTCGCCTCGATGGGCGGGCCCGCCGTCGTGATCCCCGTCATCCTCGGGGTCGGCCTGATCGTCTACAGCCTGCTCACCAGCTATGAATGGGGACCCATCAAGCTGATCCCGATGCCGGTGCACCTGGTGTTCGATGTCGTCGCCAGCCTGTTCCTCGCTCTGTCGCCGTGGCTGTTCGGCTTCGTCTCCGCCTCGCCGAACGCCTGGGTTCCCCACGTGGTCGTGGGCATCACCGTGATCCTGGTGGTGATCTTCTCCGAGCCGCAGCCGGTCACGGCCAAGCTGGCCACCGCCCGCGCCTGA
- a CDS encoding type II toxin-antitoxin system PemK/MazF family toxin: protein MSSSSRIVSAIVDILGRVLSGRSGGGQQARPRPRATLRPDGRGPASAPSRETRASGEASAGRIPGSETVQVDSARVREVSVGYSPSRNRLPDSGEIIWTWVPYEENDGRGKDRPVLVIGRHGADRVYAVRMTSKPHDRDRDFISIGSGAWDGQGRESWVDIEQLYSVHHEGMRREAAALDAGRYGRVAQALIERYGWARA, encoded by the coding sequence GTGAGTTCGAGCAGCAGGATCGTTTCGGCCATCGTCGACATCCTCGGCAGGGTGCTGTCGGGGCGCAGCGGGGGCGGGCAGCAGGCCCGCCCCCGTCCGCGCGCCACTCTGCGGCCGGACGGTAGAGGCCCCGCTTCCGCCCCCTCGCGCGAGACCAGAGCGTCGGGCGAGGCATCCGCAGGCCGGATACCCGGATCGGAGACCGTGCAGGTCGATTCTGCGCGCGTCCGTGAGGTGAGCGTCGGATACTCGCCGTCTCGCAACCGACTTCCCGACTCCGGCGAGATCATCTGGACCTGGGTTCCCTACGAGGAGAACGACGGACGCGGCAAGGACCGTCCGGTGCTGGTCATCGGCCGCCACGGCGCCGACCGCGTGTACGCCGTCCGGATGACCAGCAAACCGCACGATCGGGACCGCGACTTCATCTCCATCGGCTCGGGGGCCTGGGACGGTCAGGGTCGAGAGTCATGGGTGGACATCGAGCAGCTCTACAGCGTTCATCACGAGGGCATGCGGCGCGAGGCGGCTGCGCTCGACGCAGGCCGCTATGGCCGTGTGGCGCAGGCACTGATCGAGCGCTACGGATGGGCTCGCGCCTGA